CATGTATACATTGATTACATTTATTATCAATAATAAATTTTCTATATTCTAAATTTTCTTTTGAAAAAAATATCTTTTCTCCTGTTCTTTCATTTCTTATATTACCTAATTTTTTACTTTCTACCGCACAATAATAAATATCTCCTTTTGAATCCAAAGTAATTCCGTTTTCTTTCCATGAACATCCTAGATATCTTTTCGGTTTCTTTTCAGATAAAAACTTATATATAGCCCAATATTTATATTTATCAGATATTTCTTTACTTTTATATATTTGCATTTGAAAAAATTCTTTAGCTGTTTGTTTTTTTCTCGTATCAAAAAAAACACTAAAATCTCCTAATTTTGATATGCTATCAATTCTTTTATTTGGAATAGCTAATCTATATTTTATATCATATCCTTTTATTTTAGCATATTCATCTAACTGAATTAAATAATCAACATTTTGTTTGGTTATTGTACATCCTACATCTATAGAATCACAGTACATATGTTTATTTTCATATATTTCATCTATTGTTTTAACAGTTTTTTCAAAAGCTCCTGGAACTCCCCTAATTTCATCGTGAACTTTTCCAACACCATCTAACGAAAAAGATATATGAAACGATATATTTTTTTTCTTACACATTTCATATATAATTCTAGTTTTTTCTAAAATAATGGAAGTTAAAAAACCATTAGTTATAATATTCAAGCTTTTTATATTAGGTAATAATAAAACTTTCTCAACAAATTTCTCGA
This is a stretch of genomic DNA from Marinitoga piezophila KA3. It encodes these proteins:
- a CDS encoding radical SAM protein — protein: MDFNMKKTVKSFLYKNEKLKKIIEILLLLKNSHILPETGKNKKYPKVIQLPITYMCNSKCIMCNIPNMDSTNEITPQELEEILKDPIFKKVTSVGINGGEPFLKKDIEKFVEKVLLLPNIKSLNIITNGFLTSIILEKTRIIYEMCKKKNISFHISFSLDGVGKVHDEIRGVPGAFEKTVKTIDEIYENKHMYCDSIDVGCTITKQNVDYLIQLDEYAKIKGYDIKYRLAIPNKRIDSISKLGDFSVFFDTRKKQTAKEFFQMQIYKSKEISDKYKYWAIYKFLSEKKPKRYLGCSWKENGITLDSKGDIYYCAVESKKLGNIRNERTGEKIFFSKENLEYRKFIIDNKCNQCIHDYSGKPELKNVIKFILFLIREKFWINQYKGV